In the genome of Actinomadura graeca, one region contains:
- a CDS encoding S1 family peptidase — protein sequence MSRRLLGVIAAAVIGASTVTAAATMASAAPPVPAPPKAAIDFTSIVALNNCSGSLVRTPTAADTDPAMVLTNGHCWEGGEPGAGQVITNRSSSRTFSLLDSSGQRTLATLRATTVLYATMTDTDAALYKLNTTYAAIKQSYNTPALVMQTDHPTTGADLRVVSGYWKRIYSCKLDGFAYRVREAEWTWKDSLRYTSSCNVIGGTSGSPVIDAGTGKVVGANNTINESGGRCTLNNPCEVDEAGKVTVRSNIGYAQQTYNLATCIAPGTVLDLNRPGCEVPRGARSGRH from the coding sequence ATGTCCAGACGCCTTCTCGGCGTGATCGCGGCCGCGGTGATCGGTGCGTCGACGGTGACCGCCGCCGCCACCATGGCGTCGGCGGCGCCGCCCGTCCCGGCGCCGCCCAAGGCCGCCATCGACTTCACCAGCATCGTCGCGCTCAACAACTGTTCGGGCTCCCTGGTGCGCACCCCCACCGCCGCCGACACCGACCCCGCGATGGTGCTCACCAACGGCCACTGCTGGGAGGGCGGTGAGCCGGGCGCGGGCCAGGTGATCACGAACCGTTCGTCCAGCCGGACGTTCAGCCTCCTGGACTCCTCCGGCCAGCGCACGCTCGCCACCCTGCGCGCGACCACGGTGCTGTACGCGACGATGACCGACACGGACGCCGCGCTGTACAAGCTCAACACCACCTACGCCGCCATCAAGCAGAGCTACAACACCCCGGCGCTGGTGATGCAGACCGACCACCCGACCACGGGCGCGGACCTGCGCGTGGTCTCCGGGTACTGGAAGCGGATCTACTCCTGCAAGCTGGACGGATTCGCCTACCGGGTCCGCGAGGCCGAGTGGACGTGGAAGGACTCGCTGCGGTACACGTCCTCCTGCAACGTCATCGGCGGCACCTCCGGCTCGCCGGTCATCGACGCGGGGACCGGCAAGGTCGTCGGCGCCAACAACACCATCAACGAGAGCGGCGGCCGCTGCACGCTCAACAACCCGTGCGAGGTGGACGAGGCGGGCAAGGTCACCGTCCGCTCGAACATCGGCTACGCCCAGCAGACCTACAACCTCGCCACGTGCATCGCCCCCGGCACCGTGCTCGACCTGAACCGGCCCGGTTGCGAGGTGCCGCGCGGCGCCAGGTCGGGCCGGCACTGA
- a CDS encoding carboxymuconolactone decarboxylase family protein, which produces MSAAEPRIPPVPVEEYHRLERELFGDGALTGTAHVSRTWARAPGLMKAQRPLQEYLLQGSPLPARDRELAILRVAWRRGSEYAFGQHTRMGRAAGLTGEEVGRVPLGPDAEGWTAFQAVLLRAVDELHDDARLSDATWAALTRVYDDAQVIDLIAVVGRYWTVAVTLNALGVRPEPGLPGFPAGPSAPGHGPVPDGRAVDLPPE; this is translated from the coding sequence ATGAGCGCCGCCGAGCCCCGCATCCCGCCGGTCCCCGTCGAGGAGTACCACCGGCTCGAACGCGAGCTGTTCGGCGACGGCGCCCTGACCGGCACCGCCCACGTCTCCCGGACGTGGGCGCGCGCCCCCGGCCTGATGAAGGCGCAGCGGCCCCTCCAGGAGTACCTGCTCCAAGGGTCGCCGTTGCCCGCCCGCGACCGCGAGCTGGCGATCCTGCGCGTGGCGTGGCGCCGCGGCTCGGAGTACGCGTTCGGCCAGCACACCCGGATGGGGCGTGCCGCCGGGCTGACCGGCGAGGAGGTCGGGCGCGTCCCGCTCGGCCCGGACGCCGAGGGCTGGACGGCGTTCCAGGCCGTCCTGCTGCGGGCCGTGGACGAGCTGCACGACGACGCCCGGCTCTCTGACGCCACGTGGGCGGCCCTGACGCGGGTCTACGACGACGCCCAGGTCATCGACCTGATCGCCGTCGTCGGCCGCTACTGGACGGTCGCGGTGACCCTGAACGCCCTCGGCGTGCGCCCCGAGCCGGGGCTGCCCGGCTTCCCCGCCGGGCCGTCAGCCCCGGGCCACGGCCCCGTCCCCGATGGGCGGGCCGTAGACCTGCCGCCCGAGTGA
- a CDS encoding SDR family oxidoreductase — protein MESLAGRAFLVTGGGTGIGAATALRLAGLGASVTVVGRRKEPLETVAAEVARRGGDALAHTADVRDPDAVDAAVEAAVDRFGRIDGLVNNAAGNFVAAAEDLSPNGWRAVVDIVLNGTWNCTSAVARRLIDTGRPGSFVNVVATYAWTGHPGTVHSAAAKAGVVTMTRTLAVEWARYGIRLNCIAPGPTETDGAGSALWAAPEDRERVVSSVPLRRFAGAEEIGDLTGFLLSDRAGYVTGAVLTADGGQSLGRQVYGPPIGDGAVARG, from the coding sequence GTGGAATCACTGGCAGGCCGCGCCTTTCTCGTCACCGGAGGCGGCACCGGCATAGGCGCGGCCACCGCCCTCCGCCTCGCCGGGCTCGGTGCGTCGGTGACCGTGGTGGGGCGCCGGAAGGAGCCCCTGGAGACGGTCGCCGCCGAGGTGGCGCGCCGGGGCGGCGACGCCCTGGCGCACACCGCGGACGTCCGCGACCCGGACGCCGTCGACGCTGCCGTCGAGGCCGCGGTCGACCGGTTCGGCCGGATCGACGGGCTGGTCAACAACGCCGCCGGCAACTTCGTGGCGGCCGCCGAGGACCTGTCGCCGAACGGCTGGCGCGCGGTCGTCGACATCGTCCTCAACGGCACGTGGAACTGCACGTCGGCGGTCGCCCGGAGGCTGATCGACACGGGGCGGCCCGGCTCGTTCGTCAACGTGGTCGCGACGTACGCCTGGACGGGCCACCCCGGCACCGTGCACAGCGCCGCCGCCAAGGCCGGCGTCGTCACCATGACCCGGACCCTGGCGGTGGAGTGGGCGCGGTACGGCATCCGGCTCAACTGCATCGCCCCCGGCCCCACCGAGACCGACGGGGCGGGCAGCGCGCTGTGGGCCGCGCCGGAGGACCGGGAGCGGGTCGTGTCGTCGGTGCCGCTGCGCCGCTTCGCTGGCGCCGAGGAGATCGGGGACCTGACCGGCTTCCTGCTGAGCGACCGCGCCGGGTACGTCACCGGCGCGGTCCTCACCGCCGACGGCGGGCAGTCACTCGGGCGGCAGGTCTACGGCCCGCCCATCGGGGACGGGGCCGTGGCCCGGGGCTGA
- a CDS encoding MBL fold metallo-hydrolase: protein MRISHVSDGVARGPRRYWFTGAEPGEWMPAVGVTDPDTPFTMTFGGFAVTGDGHVTLVDTGWGHRAAEKPGMTGAGEMPARLAALGIGPEDVDRIVQTHLHADHCGWLIKDDDGTLTFPNAAVHVNERELAYWTGDEVDAIPTNRVMADAVRPRLEAVADAGLLRPFDGGLELSDEVTVLPTHGHTPGHVSVAVESGGRMAILAGDLVHHPVHVEHPCWLPSIDHDPARSVRSRERIAALAADRGAVILAPHFPIPTVVGVDRGPDGRVRATVGHDVP from the coding sequence ATGAGGATCTCGCACGTCAGCGACGGGGTGGCGCGGGGACCGCGCCGCTACTGGTTCACCGGGGCGGAACCGGGGGAGTGGATGCCCGCCGTGGGCGTCACCGACCCCGACACCCCGTTCACGATGACGTTCGGGGGGTTCGCGGTGACGGGCGACGGCCACGTCACCCTCGTCGACACCGGCTGGGGCCACCGCGCGGCCGAGAAACCCGGCATGACGGGCGCGGGCGAGATGCCCGCCCGGCTGGCCGCGCTCGGCATCGGGCCGGAAGACGTCGACCGGATCGTCCAGACGCACCTGCACGCCGACCATTGCGGCTGGCTCATCAAGGACGATGACGGCACGCTCACGTTCCCGAACGCGGCCGTCCACGTCAACGAGCGGGAACTGGCGTACTGGACGGGCGACGAGGTGGACGCGATCCCCACCAACCGCGTCATGGCCGACGCGGTGCGCCCGCGGCTGGAGGCCGTCGCGGACGCGGGCCTGCTGCGCCCCTTCGACGGGGGGCTGGAGCTGTCGGACGAGGTGACCGTCCTGCCCACGCACGGCCACACGCCGGGGCATGTGTCGGTCGCCGTCGAGTCCGGGGGCCGGATGGCGATCCTCGCCGGCGACCTCGTCCACCATCCCGTGCATGTGGAGCACCCCTGCTGGCTGCCGTCGATCGACCACGACCCGGCCCGGTCGGTGCGGAGCCGCGAGCGGATCGCGGCGCTCGCCGCGGACCGGGGGGCGGTGATCCTCGCGCCGCACTTCCCCATCCCCACCGTCGTCGGCGTGGACCGCGGCCCGGACGGGCGTGTCCGCGCGACGGTCGGGCACGATGTCCCATGA